TTTGCATCTGATTAAGCTTTATCTGTGTTTTCATAGAATGTTGGGTCTGCAGAGATTGCTTCAAATGGTGCAGGGTGTTCGGATGCAGGGCTGCAGCAGCACCAGCAGCAGCACCAACTGATGTACAACAAGGGAATAGCTTCCTTGCCTTTGGGGAATTGTCATGTTGAGAATTGGGCTGATTCTGGCGTGGCTGATAATAATAGCCAACAGACTGATGATACTTCCACTGATATTGATATCGATACCGATGATAAACACCAAGTGAGTTACCTCTCCATTTCTCAGACATGTTTGCTTTTTACAGATTACATTACCGATACAAACAATACAATTACTCAATTTacattttagttttgttttattcATGCTTGTGTTATGTTAGAAATCTGCCTCATTTTTAATCAAGTTGAATATCATGTTATGCGATATTAATTGTCTTTTTTGAACCATCATGAATTGAGATACACAAGTATCTTTTTGATATTTTGTGTAGATGTTTCTTTTAGATGAGTTGTGTGTGTTTTGCGGACATCTGATATCGTTTTTTAAACTTTGTGTTAGTCCAATGGAGGAAACGCTCACTCTAATAATCAGACCAAGTTCAGAGCTGAAGATCACaaggtttttgttcttgattatTTCTTTGCTATAACATGTATTAACATTTTTAATCTAGTTCCTGATTTGGATGCTCTTTTTTCTAGACCCTTCGCAGACTTGCTCAGAATCGCGAGGCGGCAAGGAAAAGCCGGTTACGGAAGAAGGTAAATGGTCTCAATGGAAATACCGCATATGTATCTATCTTTTTGTTGTAGACCAAGGCGTTACTGAATTCAAAGGATAGTTAAGCTTTAATGGTATATATGGATGTTGGTTTTAATAGGCATATGTACAGCAGCTGGAGAGCAGTCGAGTCAAGCTTATGCAATTAGAGCAAGAGCTTCAACGAGTACGTGAACAGGTGCATCAAGTTGTTGATTTCTATTTCCAGTTGATGTTTATGCACAATCTGTTATTTTTTTCCTCATGGTTGTGAATTTTAATGCAGGGCATGTTTATTGCAAATCCTGGAGATCAAGGTCATTCGTCTGTTGGAAATGGTAATGAAAATGCTATTTCATGTGATgcatgtatatttatttttgtgtgaaTAAAGCACGATGCATATATTATTTACATATACATCAATGTACAATTGATTCTTGTATTACGCCCACTGTATTGTGATAATGTTTATTGATCATTCAGGTGCTCTAGCATTTGACATGGAATACACCCATTGGGTTGACGAGCATCAACGTATGCTCAATGATCTAAGATCGGCGTTAAATTCTCAAATGGGTGATAATGAATTGCATCTGCTTGTCGATGGTGTTATGTCACATCATAATGAGTTATTTAGGTTAAAGAGCATAGGGGCAAAGACTGATGTATTTCACATGCTCTATGGGTTGTGGAAGACACCAGTAgaaagattttttatttggCATGGTGCATTTCGTTCATCTGAAATTCTCAAGGTGACTGACCAATTCATAGTGTGTTTTTTAATTGGAGAATgaggaaattattattaattaaattgacaTTAACGATTATTTTACAACTGTTCCGAGGAATTTTGGACCTTGTCCCTTGTGTTATAAAGTCAAGCTCTTATTGCTGAGCTAACACCTCATAGTCAATTCAACAATACTTCATTTGCAAGTAACTTGATCACTTGCGTAGAaccatataattaattattcttaATTTGTTGACTCTCATATTCGTTTCGTTTATAATTCAGATAGTAAAGAACCACCTCGAGCCGTTAACTGAAAATCAGTTGATGGGAATTTGTAGTCTTCAGCAGTCTACTCAGCAGGCTGAGGATGCTTTATCTCACGGCATGGAAGCATTGAAACAATCTCTTTTAGAAACACTTTCCTCTACCCCCTCAGTATCCGGTACAGGTTCTGGAAATGTATCTGATTACATGGGCCAGATGGCATTTGCAATGAACAAGCTTGCATCCCTAGAGGATTTTCTTCATAAGGTAAAACAGATGTTCAAACCCTAAGTTACCGTCttcatgtgaattttttgtttcaccGTATTCCTACTCCAGTATTCCCTTCCCTTCTCCGCCAAGTAGTTCAAACACATGGTTTTATCGTTTTCAAAAGTTTATAAATATTGTTGTCATGCTTGTTTTTAGGCTGACCTCTTGAAGCAAGAAACTCTGCAACAGTTGCAAAGAATTTTGACGACACGTCAGACTGCAAGGGCTCTCCTTGTCAGAAATGATTACATTTCAAGACTACGAGCACTTAGTTCGTTATGGTTGGCACGCCCAAGGGAGTAGCGGTGGACTTACATTATTAATATAATCATCAAGATCTAGCTATGGTGCATTTTCTATGTTTCCTCCATATTAATTGGTTGTTTATGTTAACTTTGTGATAGAAACTCAGTCATTAATAATCTGTTATAATCTCTTATACTGAGAAGAAACCTTATCACTGGTAGCTACTGATCTAATTTTCCTTAGAAGATAGGTTAGTGGCACATATTTTTAACCGTCGAGATATTTTGTATATTAATGCACATTCAAGCTGCTATATTGAAAGTTTAGGGTTCCAATTACTTCTTGTGTTTTCTGTCAAAGTTCATAGCATAAATGAACATCAATTTTACTCCTTCACTAACAACTATTAGGTAAATTTGCAAAATAGACATGACTCTTTTTTCAACTACATTGCATATCTGCACAACTTCAATACTTCATAGTAATTTACTAATTACTTCCATAATGTCGCAATTTCACAATGTGTTATGGAAATTAGAAAAATGTGTTCTGGAAATTTCATGAATGAATGTTTACTCCTTGACTTTATGTACTGCTAGTTCTGTTTGATCTAGAAAATTCAACTGTTATgacatattaatattattggtATGCTATAAAGCGTAGACACTCCTCATATCTCACATTGACACGATACAGATACATAAccattgaattatgtgattttttcaaattattaggaGTGTCGGCGTGTCTGTATCATGTCTGCTATTTGTGTCCATATCCATGCCTTATAGTTGGCATGTAATATGTTTGGTTTGATTCCGTAGTAGTGTGAAACACATTCGGTCACCTGAATTTAAGATTGCTACGTTTTCGTCATTTAGTTAACATAGTCATATACTGCCTTGCATTTGATCaattaaaattaacataaacaattaacaaataTGTACTGATTCaacagcaaaacaaaaaaaaacttgtagatataacataaacaactaACAAACATGTAATTTGATTCaacagcaaaacaaaaaaaacttgtagatataacataaacaactaACAAACATGTAATTGATTCaacagcaaaacaaaaaaaaaaacctgtaATTGATTAAACATTTCCACCTAAACAATTAATCatccataaaataatttagtaagTAGCTTAATCCGTTTTTAATCACGTAAAGGAATAATAAACACATAATCTTGTTCACAAATCAATTGCAAAACTACCATTTTTAAAAAGT
Above is a genomic segment from Medicago truncatula cultivar Jemalong A17 chromosome 5, MtrunA17r5.0-ANR, whole genome shotgun sequence containing:
- the LOC11431666 gene encoding transcription factor TGA2.3 isoform X3: MFKTLSEIVNVGSAEIASNGAGCSDAGLQQHQQQHQLMYNKGIASLPLGNCHVENWADSGVADNNSQQTDDTSTDIDIDTDDKHQSNGGNAHSNNQTKFRAEDHKTLRRLAQNREAARKSRLRKKAYVQQLESSRVKLMQLEQELQRVREQGMFIANPGDQGHSSVGNGALAFDMEYTHWVDEHQRMLNDLRSALNSQMGDNELHLLVDGVMSHHNELFRLKSIGAKTDVFHMLYGLWKTPVERFFIWHGAFRSSEILKIVKNHLEPLTENQLMGICSLQQSTQQAEDALSHGMEALKQSLLETLSSTPSVSGTGSGNVSDYMGQMAFAMNKLASLEDFLHKADLLKQETLQQLQRILTTRQTARALLVRNDYISRLRALSSLWLARPRE
- the LOC11431666 gene encoding transcription factor TGA2.3 isoform X2, producing the protein MQSFKTAQSNSQLYCHQPFLLRGEDINRNTMRFSDIGDFHHSSPFFPQQDVVDLTSNCMFSSVKSNNVVIGGSNMQYGTTINMNVGSAEIASNGAGCSDAGLQQHQQQHQLMYNKGIASLPLGNCHVENWADSGVADNNSQQTDDTSTDIDIDTDDKHQSNGGNAHSNNQTKFRAEDHKTLRRLAQNREAARKSRLRKKAYVQQLESSRVKLMQLEQELQRGMFIANPGDQGHSSVGNGALAFDMEYTHWVDEHQRMLNDLRSALNSQMGDNELHLLVDGVMSHHNELFRLKSIGAKTDVFHMLYGLWKTPVERFFIWHGAFRSSEILKIVKNHLEPLTENQLMGICSLQQSTQQAEDALSHGMEALKQSLLETLSSTPSVSGTGSGNVSDYMGQMAFAMNKLASLEDFLHKADLLKQETLQQLQRILTTRQTARALLVRNDYISRLRALSSLWLARPRE
- the LOC11431666 gene encoding transcription factor TGA2.3 isoform X1, which produces MQSFKTAQSNSQLYCHQPFLLRGEDINRNTMRFSDIGDFHHSSPFFPQQDVVDLTSNCMFSSVKSNNVVIGGSNMQYGTTINMNVGSAEIASNGAGCSDAGLQQHQQQHQLMYNKGIASLPLGNCHVENWADSGVADNNSQQTDDTSTDIDIDTDDKHQSNGGNAHSNNQTKFRAEDHKTLRRLAQNREAARKSRLRKKAYVQQLESSRVKLMQLEQELQRVREQGMFIANPGDQGHSSVGNGALAFDMEYTHWVDEHQRMLNDLRSALNSQMGDNELHLLVDGVMSHHNELFRLKSIGAKTDVFHMLYGLWKTPVERFFIWHGAFRSSEILKIVKNHLEPLTENQLMGICSLQQSTQQAEDALSHGMEALKQSLLETLSSTPSVSGTGSGNVSDYMGQMAFAMNKLASLEDFLHKADLLKQETLQQLQRILTTRQTARALLVRNDYISRLRALSSLWLARPRE